TAACTAGTGGAACAAGAGGCTTAGGCCTATTAACAGTTAACGGTCTGAGACGAGTTCCTTCTCCACCAGCCATAATTACTGCCTTAACCAAACCATACACCCAATTATTTAAACAATAATTAGTTTATCAGTAACGCCGACCATCTTCACTGCCCAACAATTGTGAGAGCGGGCTCCGACACGGGTTCGCTCATCACTTCTCCATTATATATGTTTTATATGGGTTAAATACTCGATTACTACGGTATTGCTAAGGGTAAATGTAAAATTCAACAAGGAACAAATATATAATTGTATAATGATAGAGATTGGTGATATTATGATCTTTCTTAGGAGGAAAAAGAACCCCTTAGAAATAGCTAAGAATGAAGCAGAACAAGTTATCGAGGTCACTAGTCCAGCCTTCAAGCATGGTGAACGAATACCTAGAAAATACACGTGTGAAGGAGAAGATATTTCGCCGCCACTACGATTCGAGAATATACCGGATAATACAGCTGAACTAGCCTTAATCATGTATGATCCCGATGCTCCGATAGGAATATTTCATCACTGGCTACTATACGACATATCTCCTGATACTAAGGAGTTGCCGGAGAACATTCCTAAGGAGGATGAAACAGAGTATGGGGTTCAGGGTAGAAATGATTTCGGCAGAATAGGTTATGGTGGTCCATGCCCCCCGAGAGGTCATGGAAGACACCGGTACTATTTCCTAGTATTAGCTCTTAGAGAGGAAACAGGTCTTACAGCTGGTGCTAGACCTTCTGATGTATTAGAAGCTGTTAAGGATAAGATCATAGGTTATGGAGTATTGATGGGAACTTATAGTAGGTGAAGAAGGTCTAGTAGGTTAGTAATGCAAGGATCAGGATCATTGGCTCTGCAACGGGTTCTCCAACCATAATATATGGTTTTTAAACCCGCTTTTCTCGCCGAATACACGTCGTGTTCAAGCGAGTCTCCAACATGTATTATATTACCGGGATCAACTCCTAGAACACCGGCTATCTCCTCATAGAATCTATGATCAGACTTAGG
This is a stretch of genomic DNA from Staphylothermus hellenicus DSM 12710. It encodes these proteins:
- a CDS encoding YbhB/YbcL family Raf kinase inhibitor-like protein → MIFLRRKKNPLEIAKNEAEQVIEVTSPAFKHGERIPRKYTCEGEDISPPLRFENIPDNTAELALIMYDPDAPIGIFHHWLLYDISPDTKELPENIPKEDETEYGVQGRNDFGRIGYGGPCPPRGHGRHRYYFLVLALREETGLTAGARPSDVLEAVKDKIIGYGVLMGTYSR